In one window of Oryza sativa Japonica Group chromosome 9, ASM3414082v1 DNA:
- the LOC136351738 gene encoding uncharacterized protein: MAPPIVGNGRAFPGHQPWPPAVFPVAVPPSPVPGSLPHPIKWNHLGTFSSFSPLPRSLVAAPPLPAVVLSLPCRRPPPAASPSSPERRPVAPSPPAASQLLPLHWRRLRFTRRPPETRPRRQPVALVPLYSLQPAAVPRRSVGRRRRLLRRRRGIVSFPGHTSVSPEHRRVATNPSTRLAGVLRPPVPPRLFTGQPRHHHLRHRSGKVALGLASPSTEPLRGPSSLSPFVLVVDVPSVARLVVSRRRLRHRHRSGVFHVVPVSVQPLPAALVASSPAPVVVVVVLSSFPVVVAFIPPSRHSRLPPAFRQVCSSPVVIFVLSSASSSLVPAASRLRPRIAAEVVPSPFASIVPELSPPRPFVVVVPTPRRVVACSFACVLRVASVVPEVLEAWFVVVAEGSEGRSL, translated from the exons atggcgcccccaatcgtcgggaacggccgcgcttttcccggccaccaaccatggccgccggccgtgtttcccgtcgccgttccgccctctcccgtgcccggctccctcccccatcctataaaatggaaccacctcggtacgttctccagttttagccccctcccgcgctctctcgtggccgccccgcctctccccgccgtcgtcctctctctcccgtgccgccggccgcctccagccgcctctccctcctcgccggagcgtcgtccggtcgcgccgtcgccgccagcaGCGTCGCAGCTGCTTCCCCTCCACTGGCGTCGCCTCCGTTTCACGCGGAGaccaccggagacgcgtccccgccggcaaccagtggcattggtgccactgtactccctccagccGGCTGCTGTCCCTCGTCGGAgcgtcggccgacgtcgccgtctccttcgtcgacgccgtggcatcgtctccttccccggccacacctcggtttcgccggaacaccgccgtgtCGCCACCAACCCCTCcacccgcctcgccggagtcctccggccgcccgttcCTCCTCGCTTGTTTACCGGTCAGCCgcggcaccaccacctccggcatcgcagcggcaaggtcgccctcggcctcgcctccccttcgaccgaacccctccgcggtccatcgtcgttgtctccgttcgttctcgtcgtcgacgtcccgtcggtcgcccggctcgtcgtctcgcggcgccgcctccgtcatcgtcatcgcagcggcgtgttccacgtcgtccccgtctccgtgcagccactgccggctgccctcgtcgcctcctcgccggccccggtcgtcgtcgtcgtcgtcctctcgtcgtttccggtcgtcgtggcgttcatCCCTCCGTCGAGACATTCTCGTCTGCCGCCCGCGTTTCGTCAAGTGTGCAGCAGCCCCGTCGTCATCTTCGTCCTcagctccgcgtcgtcaagccttgtgccggccgcgtctcgccttcgtccaaggatcgccgccgaagtcgttccctcgccgttcgcctccATCGTCCCTgagctgtctccgccgcgcccgttcgtcgttgtcgttcccacgcctcgtcgcgtggtg gcttgtagctttgcttgtgtgcttcgcgtagcttctgtcgttccggaggttctcgaagcgtggtttgtggtcgtcgccgaaggttcggaaggccgttctctctga